Proteins from one Oncorhynchus tshawytscha isolate Ot180627B linkage group LG16, Otsh_v2.0, whole genome shotgun sequence genomic window:
- the snphb gene encoding syntaphilin — protein MSAPAPSTRRSVSGSRRFDYCRFIELDYIPMETDYMVSMRPTERGYLTTKSPERHCRRTAAPVSNRDPYGNASLSSSSTNSGSCKGSDCSPTKGRHMKAYASCTDNHGIRPPPPEQYLTPLQQKEVCIRHLRARLKESVDRLQDRDSEIDALKTQLCRMQEDWVEEECHRVEAQLALKEAHREIQQLKEVVDVVRTSLSSSDSTDTGVQKYFQDINAQNLKLENLLLSMELAQNGVAKEQEAAAARGVAGGSRAGRPGTAGSWPGSSPAASGPGGGGSKSLCGSCDGSPARSLTHSSTYTKLSDHALGDKNGNGLSGEENHDSGFVCCGESHSHSAASSHRADSSHRADSSHRADLLLEAAFLSEETASLLSTYSHLPQSSTYEKLCTGQDRVVPLRCAMGGAGSTNHSCLSHHHLYLHHLREQAVQTESCPVPVGLGYASDLDTITERTFRSQACSPTSTWVSDEGDDLDSVTMTSVTMTTLTATTAEPAPGSPLPSSASVSCAVDMASLSVKEDGKMVGELERHIEVVGEGAMVEVGKQQEEEDVGLVQLCKQDEVKVLGLVREGKQGEVRELDLYNQREEVLEVKNQRAVEEVRSVEVEERPHTSQPRSSSLQEIAGVTVVEVDDDEEAEVQGAVGGAEESTSSESGPAVKSYWSRHFLVDLLAVAVPVVPTVAWLCQGARRDGLPIYHFGSLLRGCCTVALSSLRRGGGVRHYPAGTGGGAMGGTEI, from the exons ATGTCTGCCCCTGCGCCTTCCACCCGGAGGTCTGTGTCGGGCTCACGCAG GTTTGACTACTGCAGGTTCATAGAGCTAGACTACATTCCAATGGAGACAGACTATATGGTTTCAATGCGCCCAACGGAACGAGGATATCTCACTACCAAGTCTCCGGAGCGGCACTGTCG AAGGACAGCTGCCCCAGTCAGCAACAGAGATCCCTATGGCAACGCCTctctcagcagcagcagcactaacTCTGGCTCCTGCAAGGGCAGTGATTGCAGCCCTACCAAGGG gcGTCACATGAAGGCATACGCCTCATGTACAGATAACCATGGCATCCGCCCCCCTCCCCCAGAGCAGTACCTCACACCCCTGCAGCAGAAAGAGGTGTGTATCAGACACCTGCGGGCCCGCCTCAAGGAGTCAGTCGACAGGCTGCAGGACAG GGACTCTGAGATCGATGCGTTGAAGACCCAGCTGTGTCGGATGCAGGAGGACTGGGTTGAAGAGGAGTGTCACCGCGTGGAGGCCCAGCTGGCCCTGAAAGAGGCGCACAGGGAGATCCAGCAGCTCAAGGAAGTGGTGGACGTGGTGCGCACCAGCCTCAGCTCCAGTGACTCCACCGACACCGGCGTCCAGAAATACTTCCAGGACATCAACGCCCAGAACCTCAAGCTGGAGAACCTGCTGCTCAGCATGGAGCTGGCTCAGAACGGGGTGGCCAAGGAGCAGGAGGCTGCTGCAGCAAGAGGAGTGGCAGGGGGTTCTCGGGCTGGGAGGCCTGGGACTGCGGGGTCATGGCCTGGGAGTAGTCCCGCTGCATCAGGGCCTGGAGGGGGTGGCTCCAAGAGTCTGTGTGGGTCCTGTGACGGCTCCCCCGCCCGTTCTCTGACCCATAGCTCTACCTACACCAAGCTGAGCGACCATGCACTGGGGGATAAGAACGGGAACGGCCTGTCAGGGGAGGAGAACCATGACAGCGGCTTTGTGTGCTGTGGGGAGAGTCACAGTCACAGTGCAGCCAGCAGTCACAGGGCAGACAGCAGTCACAGGGCAGACAGCAGTCACAGGGCAGACTTGCTCCTGGAGGCAGCCTTCCTATCTGAAGAGACAGCCTCACTGCTCAGCACCTACTCCCACCTGCCACAGTCCTCCACCTACGAGAAGCTGTGCACCGGGCAGGACAGGGTGGTGCCCCTGCGCTGTGCCATGGGTGGGGCGGGCAGCACCAACCACTCCTGTCTGTCCCACCACCACCTGTACCTGCACCACCTAAGGGAGCAGGCCGTCCAGACAGAGAGCTGCCCCGTCCCGGTGGGGTTGGGCTACGCCTCTGACCTGGACACCATCACCGAGCGCACCTTCCGCTCTCAGGCCTGCAGCCCCACCTCCACCTGGGTCTCAGATGAGGGAGACGACCTGGACTCAGTTACCATGACGTCAGTCACCATGACAACTCTCACAGCTACAACAGCTGAGCCCGCTCCTGGTTCTCCTTTACCCAGTTCTGCCTCTGTCTCCTGTGCAGTGGATATGGCCTCCCTATCAgtgaaggaggatgggaagatGGTGGGAGAGTTGGAGAGGCATATAGAGGTAGTGGGGGAGGGTGCAATGGTAGAGGTAGgcaagcagcaggaggaggaggatgtggggTTGGTACAGTTGTGTAAGCAGGATGAGGTAAAGGTGCTGGGGTTGGTGAGGGAGGGGAAGCAGGGGGAGGTCCGGGAGTTAGATCTATATAATCAGAGGGAGGAGGTTTTGGAGGTGAAGAATCAGAGAGCGGTTGAGGAGGTGAGGTCAGTGGAGGTGGAGGAGCGGCCCCACACCTCCCAGCCCAGGAGCAGCTCGCTACAGGAGATAGCTGGGGTGACAGTGGTGGAggttgatgatgatgaagaggctGAGGTTCAGGGAGCAGTAGGGGGAGCAGAGGAGTCTACCTCTTCTGAGTCTGGACCCGCAGTGAAGAGCTACTGGAGCCGCCACTTCCTGGTGGACCTGCTGGCAGTGGCTGTGCCCGTGGTTCCCACGGTGGCATGGCTGTGCCAGGGGGCACGGCGCGATGGACTGCCAATTTACCACTTCGGCTCACTGCTGCGTGGCTGCTGCACAGTGGCCCTCTCCTCCCTGCGCAGGGGCGGGGGAGTCAGGCACTACCCCGCGGGCACAGGTGGGGGAGCCATGGGGGGCACAGAGATCTGA